Part of the Streptomyces antimycoticus genome, GGCGATGGGGACGCCCAGGCCATACGCCTCGCACAGGATGCCCACCGCCAGAGTGTCCGAGATCCCGGCGGCCCACTTGTTGATGGTGTTGAAGGTCGCCGGGGCGACGGCGACGGCATCCGGCGGCGGGAGCGGGCGCGGGTCGCCGGGCGAGCGGAAGCCGCCAGGTCGTCCGCAAACACCTCGCCGCCCTTCGCGCGGGCACCGCCGAGCCGGTCCGAGCCGACATCCCCAGCCCTCGCAAGATCACCTCGTGGATCATGCGGCCCCGCGAGAAGCTCATCGCAAGCCAGGACGAGCGACTCCTTCAAACCCGCCTCGCCTGCCCGGACATCACCCGGGCCTGCGACCTCGCTCGGGCGTTCGCCGACCTGGTCCGTCACCAGCGCGGATACCTGCTGCTGGAATGGATCCGGCAGGCCGAGCAGGACGCGCCGAAGCCTATGAAGGGCTTCGTGGGCTTCCTCCGCCAGGATCTCGATGCGGTGACCGTCGGCCTGACGCTGCCGTGGAGCTCCGGGGTTGTCGAGGGACACGTAAACAGGGTTAAAACTCAAGCGAGCCACGTATGGACGTGCCTCATGTGAACTACTCCGAGCCCGCATCCTCACCCTGCCAGGGCTACAGACGAAATGGGAGCTTTGGACGTGACGGAATGCATGGCGGGGCGTTGGGCCTGAGCGCCGCCATGGATTCAGGGTCTTCTGTCACCCGCGGAGATTGAGCGATCTCACCGCGCCTCGAAGTGCTGACGTCAGATCAACGCTACGGGCGCCGACCGGTGATGGCCACGATCCGGTCGAGGAGCGAAGCGTCGGTGGGGACCTCGACGGCCGGGCCCCACAAGCCCTCGATGGGAGCGTTCGGGACGAATGCGGCTACGTGGGCGTAGCAGGCTTGCAGCGTGTCGTCGGGGAGGTCGAAGGGCTGGTTGGTGGCCCTGGCGATGTCCCAGCCGTGCACCACTATCTCGGTGAGCGCGATCTTCCCCCATGTGTCATTCGGCAGATCGACGCCCGCGGCGTCGGTCCTGCCCTGCCAGGCCGCCGGGTCGTCCCAGGCGTCGCCGAGTGCACGCACGTTCTCGGCGATGCTTCCCCGCCAGTCGTCGCCAAGGTTCGCTGCAGTCGGCTCAGCGGCGGCTGTGTCGGCGTCCTTGCGAGCGATGCCGGTGAATCCCTGAGAAGCCCCGTCAACGTGGAGGATGAGGTCATGGACGGTGTATTCGGTACAGCGCGTAGGACTGGTGAGTTGCTCATTGCTCACACCTGTCAGCACGTCGATCATCTGGCGGCAGGCCGGCTTCAGGTCGATCACGGGTTCTTCTCCTCGGTCGCGCGATGCGGTCACATAGGCAGACGACCCGTGGAACAAGAACTCATCGGTCTGCTTCTCCACCGGGGGCCTCGGTCCGCTCCTGGTGCATGAACCCGGTAGCGAGCGCGAGAGCCCGGCGGGCCTCCGCAGTCGTGGTGGAGGACGGGTTGCAGTCCCCGTGCGTGGGCCTGGGATGGCCCGGCGAAGCTCGTCGAAGGCTCCCCGGGAATCTCCACACGCCAACGCGGGACCTTCGCACAGCGTAATCCGCGTTTCAGCAGGTCGGTGGATTCCATCGGTCACTTCCCGGCGCGGCCTTTCGGCACATCGGCACATCGGCCCATCGGCCCATCGGCACATCCGCCCATCCGCCCATCCAGGCCCGACGATGAGTGGATCAGCTTGCGGCGGTCAAGGTCCGCAGCCTGGCCAGCGTCTCGCGGATGACGTCGCCCAGGGCGCGGTCCTCGGCGGCACGGACCCATCGGTCGAAGGCGACACGGAACACGGCGACACCGGTCTCGGCCGCCAGCGTGGCCTCGGCCTCGCCAACGCCCCGCCGTCGCAACCCGTCGGCCACGGTGAGCGACATGGCCGTGAGCTTGATCAGCTCACGTTCACGGAGGCTGGCGTTGGCCATGATCACCTCTTGGCGCACCCGTGCGAGGTCGCGGTCATCGCCGATGACCTCGGCCGCGGCGTCGAGCGCGGCCGCGACGGCGTCCAGTGGCGACGCTGTTGTTGGCGCCGCCTCCAGGGCGGCGAGCGACTTCTCCTCCACTTCGGAGGACGCGTCGAAGAAGACCTCGCGTTTGTCGGCGAAGTACCGGAAGAAGGTGCGGGCCGTGACGCCCGCCCGTTCGGCTATATCGGCCACCATGGTCTGCTCGAAGCCACGTTCCAGATAGAGCGCCAGCGCGGCCTCGCGCAGCCGGCTACTGGCCCCAGGCTCCCACCGTCCCATGCCGCGAGTTTAGGCGATCGCCACGTGGTGACACTCCGTGCCGGCGCGACCCCATCACCCACTCTGATGTCATCAGGTGACATCAGCGGTGCTACGGTGATGTCACTTGATGACATCACTCTCTGGGGAGCCGGCATGGCGACGATGAAGCGCATCCAGTACCACCAGTACGGCGGGCCTGAGGTGCTGCGGCTCGAGAACTTCGAGCCCGCACGGCCCGGCGCCGGCGAGATCCTGGTCCGGGTACGGGCGGCGGCGGCCAACCCGATGGACTGGAAGATCCGCAACGGCGAGATGAAGATCATGACCGGTCGTGCCTTCCCGCGCGGGCTGGGTCACGACTTCGCCGGCGTCGTCGAGGCGGTCGGTGACGGCGTCACCCGGCTCGCCGTCGGCGACGCCGTGCTCGGCGGAGTCGGCATCAAGGCGGCGGGAGCGTTTTCCGAGATGGTCCTCGCCGAGGAGAAGGCGGTCGTGCGGAAGCCGACGGACCTCTCCTTCGAACAGGCCGCCGCGATCCCCACTGTCGGGCTCACCGCCTTCCAGGCCATGACCGGCAAAGGGAAGCTGCGGCCCGGGCAAGCGGTCTTCATCCACGGCTGCCTCGGCGGAGTCGGCCGCGCCGCCGTTCAGTTCGCCATGATGCGCGGCGCCTCCTCGGTGGCAGGCAGCTGCCGCGCGAGTGCCGCGCGGGACGCGCACGACCTCGGTGTCACCCCGGTCGTGGAGTTCGACTTCGACCCCGCGGCGCTCAGCGGACGATTCGACCTCGTCTTCGACACCGCCGGTACCCTCCCGATCAAAGCGGCACGGACGTTGCTGAAGCCCGGCGGCCGCATCCTCGACATCACCCCCACTCCTGCGAAATTCGCGAGGAGCGCGCTGCCCGGGCCCTTCCAGGTCATGATCGCCCAGCCCATCACGAGCGACCTCGAAGAGGTCGCGCGAGCCGCCGGGCAGGGCACACTGCGGCTGCCGATCGCTCGCACCGTACCGCTCGCCGAATCGATCGCGGCGCTCATGGAGCTGGAACGCCACCGCACGCCCAAGGGCGGCAAGCTCGTCATCGCCGTCGACTGACCGGCGAATACCGCCTCCTACTCGTCGCCTTGGTCCCGGCCGTCCTCGAAGACGAAGAGCGGTTTGGCGCCAGGCGCGGGTGTTTCGGCGAACGAGCTGCCCCGACCAGTACCCCCAGCGTACGCTCCTTCGCGAGCGCCGTCCTGTCGTAAGCGGCCCTGTCCCCTGGCGCGAGGCTCGGGGCCGGGAGCGTCAGGCGTCGCGTCGGTGTACCGCTCGCCAGCCGGCCAGGAGCGCGGCCGTTGCCCATAGTGCTGTCACCGCGAGGCCCGTCCAGGGGCCGAGGTCGCCCGTCGGGTGCTGGTGGAGGACTTGCTGTCCGGCGCGGTCCGGAAGATAGGCGGCGGCGCCTTCGGCGATGTCTCCGACCACGAAGGAGACGATCAGGATGAACGGGATGAGCAGGCTGAGGACCGCGACGGCGCTGCGCAGCAGGAAGGTGAGGCCCGCGGCGAACAGGGCCATCAGGGCGAGGTAGGTCCCCGCACCGGCACAGGCCCGCAGTGCTCCCGGTTCGCCGAGGCCGATGGCGTACTCCCCCAGGAACGCCTGGCCCGCGAAGAAGGTGGCGAACGCGGTCGCGAGCCCCACAGCCAGGGAAGCGGTGGCGAGGACCGCCGTTTTGGCCGCGTAGAGGAGGCTTCGGTGCGGCACGGCCGAGAGGGAGATGCGCAGGGCACCGTTCGCGTACTCGGATGACACGGCCGTGGCTCCGAAGGCGATGGCGGCGATCTGCGCGAAGTTGATCGCGTAGAAGGCTCCGAATACGGGATCCTCGCCGTTGTCCGCCTCCGCTCGGCCGACGGTGCCGAAGACGAGCAGGGTGATGGCCAGGGTGGCGGCGAAGACCGCGATGAGCGATCCGAAGCTCGCCCGGACGGACCTGATCTTGATCCACTCGGAGTGGAGCACCGCGGTGACGGACATGGTCAGGCCTCCTGCGGTGTGGTCGGGGAGGTGTGGGGCACGGCGGCGAATTCCGCCTCATCCGTCGTGAGGGCCAGATACGCCTGCTCCAAGGAGGCGCGTTCGTCGGCGAGTTCGAGGACGGGGATGCCCGCACGGGCGGCGAGGGCTCCGATGTGCTGGGCCGTGGCGCCTTCCACCACCCACCGGCCGTCGTCGCCTTCCACCACCGGGTGCCCCTCGGCCGCCAGCGTGGCCCGCAGCCGCGCGGGTTCGCTGGTGCGGACGCGTACGCGCTCGTGGCTGTGCTGTTCGATGAAGTCCTGCAGGGAGGTGTCGGCGAGGAGCCGGCCGCGGCCGAGGACGACGAGGTGGTCGGCGAAAGTCGCGGTCTCGTTCATCAAATGGCTGGAGACGAGGACCGTGCGGCCCTCGCGGGCGAGCCGGCACAGCAGTTGTCGCATCCAGATGATCCCTTCCGGGTCGAGGCCGTTGGTGGGCTCGTCCAGCAGGAGGACGGGCGGATCTCCGAGCAGGGCGGCGGCGATGCCGAGGCGCTGCCGCATGCCGAGCGAGAAGCTTCTGATCCGGCGGTGTGCGACGGTGGCGAGGCCGGTCTCCTCGAGGACCTCGGCTATGCGACGGGCCGGGAGGCGGTTGCTGACGGTGAGGAAGCGCAGATGGTCATGTGCGGTGCGGGAACCGTGGGCCGCCTGCGCGTCCAGCAGGGCGCCGACCGTGCGCAGGGGCTCGTGGAGCGTCGCGTACGGGCGGCCGCCGACCGTGGCGGTCCCGGAGGTCGGGCGGTCGAAGCCGAGGACGAGGCGCATGGTGGTCGACTTGCCGGCGCCGTTGGGGCCGAGGAACCCGGTGACCCGGCCCGGTTCGATGCGGCACGTCAGATGGTCGACGGCCCGGATGCCGCCGTACACCTTCGTGAGCCCTTGCAGATCGATGCTGGTCATGGCTTCAGCGTGCTCGGGTGCGGGCGGGTGGACATCCCCCGCCGGAGGAGACCGTCTCCCCTTCACGGGGGAGACGCCGTGACCGCCCGCCATGCCACGATGCCCACATGCCCGGCCCTCCGCTGCCGCTGACCCGTGCGGTCACCTACACCCGCTGGCTCCACCTGCTGGTGGGGGCGATCCTGCCGTTCGTCTGCGCCACGGTCTATCCGGGCCTGGACAGCCCGTCGCCGGGCGATTGGGGGGTGATCGCGGTCCTTCCGGTCCCGTTGGTCCTGGCCGCCGCCATGGCGCCCTCGGTTCGCCGTGCGGAGGGGCTGCAGGCGCGGCTGATGCTGTTCCCCGGTCCGCACGCCCGGGTGACGAGTGACGAGGATCCGGGTGTCTCCGCGATTCCGTCCGCTTCCTGGGCCGACCGGGCCAGAACCGGTGCCTGGCTGGTACTGCGGGTGGAATTGGGGCTCGCCGTCGCCCTGGTGACGGGGCAGTTGATGGCGCTCTCGCTGTCGCTCACCGGAGCGGCCGCCGGGGAGCCCGACTTCGCGGATCCGCTGCTCATGGGAGGTTCCTGGCCGCGCTGGGTGTACCTCCTCCTGATCCCCGTCCCCCTGTTGGTGCTGGTGGCCGGGGCCGCCGCGGCGGGTGCGCTGATAGCGCGGGCCGCCCGCCGACTGCTCGGGCCGTCGGTCAAGGAGCGTCTGTCCGCGTTGGAGGAGCGCACCGAGCAGCTCCTGGAACGCAACCGGATCGCTCGGGAGTTGCACGACTCCCTCGGCCACGCGCTGACCCTGGCCGTCGTACAGGCGGGCGCCGCCCGGTCGGCGGCCGACCCACAGTTCACCGACCGCGCGCTGGAGGCCATCGAGGAGACGGGACGGGCGGCGCTGGAGGACCTGGAACGCGTCCTGTTCGTGCTGCGCGAGACGGGGCGCCCGGCCGGCGCCCGGCCCACGCTCGGCGAGGCGGGCCGGCTGCTGGATTCCGCCCGGTCCTCGGGTGCGCAGGTCCACGCCGAGGTGAGCGGGCCGCTGGAGCATGTGCCGGGACCCGTCTCCCGTGAGGCGTACCGGATGCTTCAGGAGGCCCTCACCAATGTGCTGCGGCACGCGGGCCCCGTCCGGATCGGCGTGCGCATCGCCGTGGCGGACGACCGGCTGCGGCTCGAGGTGCGCAATCCGCTGGCCGCGGCGACCTCGGTGACGTCGGCGACCGGGGCGGGCGGTGGCAGGGGGGTGCGCGGGATCCGCGAGCGCGCCGCGCTGCTCGGGGGTGAAGCCCGAGCGGGGCGCGACGGCGGCCAGTGGCTGCTCCACGTCGTCCTGCCGCTGCGGTGACCTAGGCTGACGCGATGCCGCTCACCATCCTCCTGGTCGACGACGAGCCGCTGGTACGAGCCGGGCTGCGAGCCGTGCTGGAGGCTCAGCCGGACATCGAGGTGGTGGGCGAAGCGGCCGACGGAGCCGCGGTGATCCCCCTCGTACGGCAACTGCGCCCCGACGTCATCGCCATGGACGTACGGATGCCGTTGATGGACGGCATCGAGGCCACGCGGGCCGTGCTGCGCACCGTGCCGGACCCGCCGAAGATCGTGGTGGTGACCACCTTCGAGAACGACGACTACGTGTACGGGGCGCTCCGGGCGGGCGCCGACGGCTTCCTGCTCAAGCGGGCCCGGCCGGCGGAGATCGTGCACGCCGTAAGGCTGGTGGCGGAAGGCGACTCCCTGCTGTTCCCGGCGGCGGTACGGCAGTTGGCCGCCTCGTTCGGCCAGGATCACGGCAACACCGAGGCCCGGACGGCCATGGAGCGTGCCGCGCTGACCGGGCGGGAGGGGGAGGTGCTGCGTCTCATGGCGCGCGGGTTGTCGAACGCGGAGATCGCCGCGCGCCTGGTGGTGGGGACCGAGACCGTCAAATCCCATGTGAGTTCCGTACTGGCGAAACTCGGCGCACGCGACCGCACTCAGGCGGTCATCGCGGCGTACGAGTCCGGCTTCGTTTCCCCGGGCTGAGGAGCGGGCGGCGCCCGGCGCCCGGCGGGCGGCGCCCGGCCACCGCCTGACGCGACGACGCGCCCCGGGGCCGCGCGGCGTGGCATGAAGGCGGCGATCACGGCCACGGCGAACAGGAGGCCGCGGGTCGGTTCTCGTCTCAGTCCGAGTCCGCGGGGTGGGGCTCGCTGATGCGGCGGGCGGCCTCTACTACCGCTGCGCGGTGCGCGGCCAGACGCTGTTGTGACCAGGTCCGGCCGGTCTCCTCCTCATCGGCGCCTTCGTCGGCGTTGAACCATGCCTGGGCCACGGCGAGGACCATGGTCAGGAGGTCGGCGGGCTCCATTCCTCGGGCCAGGTCGCCGCGCTGCTGCGCGGTGGCCACCTTGGCGGTCTTCACGCGGAAGGCGTCCGGTTCGAGGCCGGTGGCGGAGGGGCGTTCCAGCAGTTTCCACAGGCGCAGGCGCATGAGCTCCGGCCGGGCGACGAGGTGGTCGAAGATCGCGCCCGCGTATCCGGGCAGGTCGTCCACGTCGAACGGGACGGACTCTGCGCCCGCCGCCAGCGCCCGGTGCAGCACCTCGTCGAAGAGCTGCTCCTTGTTGCCGAAGTAGGCGTAGATCAGTCGCTTGTTCGCGCCCGCGGTCTCGGCGATCCGGTCCACCCGGGCCCCGGCGATGCCGTAGGCGGCGAATTCGGTGAAGGCGGCGTCGAGCAGACGTGCCTTGGTGGCGCTGGAGTCCCGTGGCATGTACGCCACCGTAGCAAGTAACTATCTAGTTATTGACATGAGTGAGCCGTCGGCTTACCGTCCATGTATCTATCCAGTTAGTTACAGCTGTGTGTCAGGAGACCCCACCCATGTCCGTGCCCCAAACTCCCCGTACGTTCGGGGCGAGCACCACCGCCGCCGAGGTCATCGACGGCGTCGACCTGCACGGCCGCCGGGCCGTGGTGACCGGAGCCAGTTCCGGGATCGGAGTGGAGACGGCCCGGGCGCTCGCGGCGGCGGGTGCCGACGTCACCCTGGCCGTGCGGGACACCGCCGCGGGGGCCCGCGTGGCGGCCGGCCTGGAGGCCGGGCTGCCCGCGGACGCCGGAAAGCTGGCGGTGGCGCGCCTCGATCTGGCGGATCGGTCCACCGTCAAGGCGTTCGTGGACGCCTGGATGGGGCCGTTGCACATCCTGGTCGGGAACGCCGGGGTGATGGCCCTTCCGGAGCTCACCCACACCCCTGACGGCCGGGAGACCCAGTTCGCCGTCAACCACCTGGGCCACTTCGCGCTCGCCGTCGGGCTGCGCCAGGCTCTCGCGGCGGCGGACGGGGCGCGGGTGGTCTCGGTGAGTTCGCTCGGGCACCTCTTCTCACCGGTCGTCTTCGACGATCTGGACTACCGCTTCCGCCCCTACGACCCGTGGACCTCCTACGGGCAGGCGAAGACCGCCAACATCCTGTTCGCCGTCGGCGCCGCCGAGCGATGGGCCGACGACGGCATCACCGCCAACGCGCTCATGCCGGGCAACATCGGCGGCACGTCGCTGGCCCGGCACGTCGACCCGCAGCAGTTGGCGGAGCTCATCGACACCGTCGGACTGGCGCTGCCGCCGCAGAAGAACGTGGCACAGGGCGCCGCGACATCGGTGCTGCTGGCCGCCTCACCCACGGTGGCGGGCATCACCGGCCGCTATTTCGAGGACTGCGCGCAGGCCGAGCCGGTCACCGAACGAGGCACTGCCGTCGCCGGCATCGCGCCGTATGCCCTGGACCAGGAGAACGCGACCCGGCTGTGGGCGATGTCCGAGGAGTTCGTCCGCTAGGGCTCCGCAAGGGCCGTACGGGACGTGGGGCGCGCTCGGCTCGACGTCGGCGGGCGCGTTCCGTTCACCAAGAAGAGCGCGCGGGAGCTGCGTGTGCTCGTTCCGGCCCTCGACGCCAAGATCGCGGCGAGGGCCAGGATCCTTCCCGTGGACGCCCCGGACAGCCCGTGGTGGCGGGCCTTGTCCGAGATGACGTGGCGGCCGTCGCAAGGGCTCAGGCGGCGCGGCGGTCGCGCGTCAGGTAGAGGCCCGTGGCGGTGCCGATGGCGGTGAGGCCGGTGACGGAGCTGATGACGATCTGCTCGATGCCGGTGAAGGCGAAGCTGGAGGCGACGTTGACGAGGGCGGCGAGGGCGAGGACCAGCCAGAGCAGGGACTTCATTGTGGGGTTCCTTTCGCGGGGCCCTTGGTGGGCCGTGGTGTCGGCCGGTGTCGCGGCCGTTCCTTGTCCGAGCTCTACGATCCCGTTTCCGCGCCGCCGCCTCGATGGGCCGCGCCCCCGATTCCAGGGTGTAGCGCGCTACACCACCGCTGCCGTGAACCCGCCCCGTCACTTAGCCTGACCGCCATGCGGGAGACGGTATGGCGCGCGGGGCGGGCCTCGGTGGAGTTGCTGCGGGGGGCGGGGATCGCCCTGGCCTCGTATCTGTTCATCGGGGTGGCGATCTTCGCCGCCGTCGCGATGGTCACCGTCGTGGGCGCGGGGGTGCTGCCCGAGTCCATACTGCTGGTGCGCAAGACCGCCGGGTACAAGCGGCGGTGGGTGGGCGCCTGGACCGGTGAGCCGGTGCCCGAGGTGTACCAGCCGCTGAACGGGGAGGTGTTCGCGCGGGTGCGGACGGCGGTCGGGGATCCGGCCACCTACCGCGATCTGCGCTGGCTCGGGGCCCACGCGGTCTACGGCTGGCTGCTGGCCTGCTGCGCGATGCCGGTGTGGGTCATCGGGCTGCTGGTCGACGGGGTGTGGTGCGGGCTGCTGAAGCAGCGGGCCGTGGTGCTGCCGCTGATCGAGCGGCTCGTCGACCTCGACGCGGCGTGGTCGCGGGCGCTGCTGCTGCCGTCGCCGGAGGCGCTGCGCACCGCCCGGCTGGCCGAACGGGTGGAGGAGCTGTCCGAGACCAGGGCGGGCGCCGTCGCCGCCCACGGGGCCGAACTGCGGCGCATCGAGCGGGACTTGCACGACGGTGCGCAGGCGCGTCTGGTGGCGCTCTCGATGCGGGTGGGGCTGGCGCGGCGGGCGTACGACAAGGACCCCGACGCGGCGCACAAGCTGCTGGCGGACGCGCAGGACCAGGCCGAGGAGGCCCTCACCGAGCTGCGCCATGTCGTGCGCGGCATCCATCCGCCGATCCTCACCGACCGCGGGCTCGTGGGCGCCGTAAGGGCGCTCGCGGCCGGCAGCGGGCTCGAGGTGTCCGTGGACGACGACGGGGTGGAGGACGGGCCCCGGGCACCGGCGGCGGTCGAGGCGGCCGCGTACTTCGTGATCGCGGAGGCGCTGACCAACGCGGCCAAGCACAGCGGGGCCGAGCGGGCGTCGGTCGAGCTCGTGCGGAGGAAAGATAGGTTGAGGGTCGCGGTACGGGACGAGGGGCGGGGCGGGGCCGATCCCGCGGGCGGCAGCGGACTGCTCGGCATGCGGCGCCGGGTCGCGGCGCTCGACGGAACCGTGGAGATGACCAGCCCCGCCGGGGGGCCGACGCTGATCGAAGTGGAGCTGCCGTGCGTGTGGTGATCGCCGAGGACAACGCTCTGCTGCGGGAGGGCATGGTCCTGCTGCTGAACTCCGCCGGGCACGAGGTGGCGGCGGTCGCCTCCAGCGGCCCCGAGGTGCTGCCCGCCCTCCTCGAACACCGTCCGGACGCGGCCGTGCTCGACGTCCGCATGCCGCCGGGCTTCCGCGACGAGGGGCTGCGCGCGGCGCTCGCGGCGCGGCGGGAGATCCCCGGTCTGCCGGTGCTGGTGCTCTCGCAGTACGTCGAGGAGACCTACGCGACCGAGCTGCTGGCCGATGGCGCGGGCGGGCTCGGCTATCTGCTGAAGGACCGGGTGGGGCGGGTCGAGGAATTCCTGGA contains:
- a CDS encoding TIGR03086 family metal-binding protein, producing MEKQTDEFLFHGSSAYVTASRDRGEEPVIDLKPACRQMIDVLTGVSNEQLTSPTRCTEYTVHDLILHVDGASQGFTGIARKDADTAAAEPTAANLGDDWRGSIAENVRALGDAWDDPAAWQGRTDAAGVDLPNDTWGKIALTEIVVHGWDIARATNQPFDLPDDTLQACYAHVAAFVPNAPIEGLWGPAVEVPTDASLLDRIVAITGRRP
- a CDS encoding TetR/AcrR family transcriptional regulator, whose product is MGRWEPGASSRLREAALALYLERGFEQTMVADIAERAGVTARTFFRYFADKREVFFDASSEVEEKSLAALEAAPTTASPLDAVAAALDAAAEVIGDDRDLARVRQEVIMANASLRERELIKLTAMSLTVADGLRRRGVGEAEATLAAETGVAVFRVAFDRWVRAAEDRALGDVIRETLARLRTLTAAS
- a CDS encoding NADP-dependent oxidoreductase, which gives rise to MATMKRIQYHQYGGPEVLRLENFEPARPGAGEILVRVRAAAANPMDWKIRNGEMKIMTGRAFPRGLGHDFAGVVEAVGDGVTRLAVGDAVLGGVGIKAAGAFSEMVLAEEKAVVRKPTDLSFEQAAAIPTVGLTAFQAMTGKGKLRPGQAVFIHGCLGGVGRAAVQFAMMRGASSVAGSCRASAARDAHDLGVTPVVEFDFDPAALSGRFDLVFDTAGTLPIKAARTLLKPGGRILDITPTPAKFARSALPGPFQVMIAQPITSDLEEVARAAGQGTLRLPIARTVPLAESIAALMELERHRTPKGGKLVIAVD
- a CDS encoding ABC transporter permease subunit gives rise to the protein MSVTAVLHSEWIKIRSVRASFGSLIAVFAATLAITLLVFGTVGRAEADNGEDPVFGAFYAINFAQIAAIAFGATAVSSEYANGALRISLSAVPHRSLLYAAKTAVLATASLAVGLATAFATFFAGQAFLGEYAIGLGEPGALRACAGAGTYLALMALFAAGLTFLLRSAVAVLSLLIPFILIVSFVVGDIAEGAAAYLPDRAGQQVLHQHPTGDLGPWTGLAVTALWATAALLAGWRAVHRRDA
- a CDS encoding ABC transporter ATP-binding protein: MTSIDLQGLTKVYGGIRAVDHLTCRIEPGRVTGFLGPNGAGKSTTMRLVLGFDRPTSGTATVGGRPYATLHEPLRTVGALLDAQAAHGSRTAHDHLRFLTVSNRLPARRIAEVLEETGLATVAHRRIRSFSLGMRQRLGIAAALLGDPPVLLLDEPTNGLDPEGIIWMRQLLCRLAREGRTVLVSSHLMNETATFADHLVVLGRGRLLADTSLQDFIEQHSHERVRVRTSEPARLRATLAAEGHPVVEGDDGRWVVEGATAQHIGALAARAGIPVLELADERASLEQAYLALTTDEAEFAAVPHTSPTTPQEA
- a CDS encoding sensor histidine kinase produces the protein MPGPPLPLTRAVTYTRWLHLLVGAILPFVCATVYPGLDSPSPGDWGVIAVLPVPLVLAAAMAPSVRRAEGLQARLMLFPGPHARVTSDEDPGVSAIPSASWADRARTGAWLVLRVELGLAVALVTGQLMALSLSLTGAAAGEPDFADPLLMGGSWPRWVYLLLIPVPLLVLVAGAAAAGALIARAARRLLGPSVKERLSALEERTEQLLERNRIARELHDSLGHALTLAVVQAGAARSAADPQFTDRALEAIEETGRAALEDLERVLFVLRETGRPAGARPTLGEAGRLLDSARSSGAQVHAEVSGPLEHVPGPVSREAYRMLQEALTNVLRHAGPVRIGVRIAVADDRLRLEVRNPLAAATSVTSATGAGGGRGVRGIRERAALLGGEARAGRDGGQWLLHVVLPLR
- a CDS encoding response regulator; translated protein: MPLTILLVDDEPLVRAGLRAVLEAQPDIEVVGEAADGAAVIPLVRQLRPDVIAMDVRMPLMDGIEATRAVLRTVPDPPKIVVVTTFENDDYVYGALRAGADGFLLKRARPAEIVHAVRLVAEGDSLLFPAAVRQLAASFGQDHGNTEARTAMERAALTGREGEVLRLMARGLSNAEIAARLVVGTETVKSHVSSVLAKLGARDRTQAVIAAYESGFVSPG
- a CDS encoding TetR family transcriptional regulator — its product is MPRDSSATKARLLDAAFTEFAAYGIAGARVDRIAETAGANKRLIYAYFGNKEQLFDEVLHRALAAGAESVPFDVDDLPGYAGAIFDHLVARPELMRLRLWKLLERPSATGLEPDAFRVKTAKVATAQQRGDLARGMEPADLLTMVLAVAQAWFNADEGADEEETGRTWSQQRLAAHRAAVVEAARRISEPHPADSD
- a CDS encoding SDR family NAD(P)-dependent oxidoreductase — translated: MSVPQTPRTFGASTTAAEVIDGVDLHGRRAVVTGASSGIGVETARALAAAGADVTLAVRDTAAGARVAAGLEAGLPADAGKLAVARLDLADRSTVKAFVDAWMGPLHILVGNAGVMALPELTHTPDGRETQFAVNHLGHFALAVGLRQALAAADGARVVSVSSLGHLFSPVVFDDLDYRFRPYDPWTSYGQAKTANILFAVGAAERWADDGITANALMPGNIGGTSLARHVDPQQLAELIDTVGLALPPQKNVAQGAATSVLLAASPTVAGITGRYFEDCAQAEPVTERGTAVAGIAPYALDQENATRLWAMSEEFVR
- a CDS encoding sensor histidine kinase, yielding MRETVWRAGRASVELLRGAGIALASYLFIGVAIFAAVAMVTVVGAGVLPESILLVRKTAGYKRRWVGAWTGEPVPEVYQPLNGEVFARVRTAVGDPATYRDLRWLGAHAVYGWLLACCAMPVWVIGLLVDGVWCGLLKQRAVVLPLIERLVDLDAAWSRALLLPSPEALRTARLAERVEELSETRAGAVAAHGAELRRIERDLHDGAQARLVALSMRVGLARRAYDKDPDAAHKLLADAQDQAEEALTELRHVVRGIHPPILTDRGLVGAVRALAAGSGLEVSVDDDGVEDGPRAPAAVEAAAYFVIAEALTNAAKHSGAERASVELVRRKDRLRVAVRDEGRGGADPAGGSGLLGMRRRVAALDGTVEMTSPAGGPTLIEVELPCVW
- a CDS encoding response regulator transcription factor; translated protein: MRVVIAEDNALLREGMVLLLNSAGHEVAAVASSGPEVLPALLEHRPDAAVLDVRMPPGFRDEGLRAALAARREIPGLPVLVLSQYVEETYATELLADGAGGLGYLLKDRVGRVEEFLDALERVVAGGTALDPEVVKELMTRRRDDPVDALTPREREVLHLMAEGRDNTTIARTLVVSERAVSKHIGNVFAKLGLPPSDSGHRRVLAVLAYLNKGMGAGEAADRR